From a single Pseudalkalibacillus hwajinpoensis genomic region:
- the mdcH gene encoding malonate decarboxylase subunit epsilon: MSVAFLCPGQGSQQPGMLHDLRDNQAVKETFEEARDTLNESVILLDSEEKLKSTRAVQLSLLIGGVASGRLFETEGALPDMVAGHSVGAFTAAVLAGVISFRDAISVVKERGELMEKAYPHDYGMGVVVGLTKSKLEEILLRVSDHPVYLANLNSPDQITISGSRTGIQLVLEMAAADGARKAEFLNVSVPSHCPLLDPVADCLYERMKELAFCSPIIPYAGIRNARALRDPESIKKDLAFSVSNPVRWHEVMTLYYELGVRLFIELPPGRVLSDFADRAFPDARSLAVSESGMKTARILMERYRK; this comes from the coding sequence GTGAGCGTTGCGTTTCTATGCCCAGGGCAGGGATCACAACAACCAGGAATGCTCCACGATTTACGAGATAACCAGGCAGTGAAGGAAACGTTTGAAGAAGCGAGGGACACCTTAAATGAAAGCGTTATCTTACTGGATTCTGAAGAAAAATTAAAATCCACTAGAGCTGTTCAACTTAGTTTATTAATAGGGGGTGTTGCATCCGGTAGACTTTTCGAAACAGAAGGAGCACTCCCTGACATGGTAGCTGGTCATTCAGTAGGGGCTTTTACTGCTGCGGTACTAGCGGGTGTGATTAGTTTTCGTGATGCCATTTCGGTTGTGAAAGAGCGTGGGGAATTGATGGAGAAAGCTTATCCTCACGATTATGGAATGGGGGTTGTTGTCGGTCTAACGAAGTCTAAGCTGGAAGAGATTCTTTTAAGAGTTTCAGATCATCCTGTTTACCTTGCAAACCTGAATTCACCTGATCAGATCACCATTTCAGGATCGAGGACAGGGATACAACTGGTGTTGGAAATGGCAGCAGCTGATGGGGCAAGAAAAGCTGAGTTCTTGAATGTCAGTGTTCCCTCGCATTGTCCATTGCTAGATCCTGTGGCCGATTGTCTGTATGAAAGAATGAAGGAGCTGGCGTTTTGTTCACCAATTATTCCTTATGCAGGCATTCGAAACGCTCGTGCTCTTCGTGATCCAGAGAGTATAAAGAAAGATCTGGCCTTTAGCGTGTCCAATCCTGTTCGTTGGCATGAGGTAATGACATTGTATTATGAGCTTGGTGTCAGATTATTCATAGAATTGCCCCCTGGTCGTGTGTTAAGTGATTTCGCGGATAGGGCGTTTCCAGATGCACGCTCTTTAGCTGTTTCTGAAAGTGGTATGAAAACAGCTCGAATTCTAATGGAACGTTACCGGAAGTAG
- the mdcA gene encoding malonate decarboxylase subunit alpha, producing MLGVQSKKSWKTRRDAKAKRIENVGGFVSGKVIPTDKIVEALEGLIAPGDRVVLEGNNQKQASFLSAALSEVNSEKVSNLHMIMSSISRPEHLDIFEKGIAQKIDFSYAGPQSLRMAQMLEDGKITMGDIHTYLELYSRLFVDLIPSIALVAAEKADEEGNLYTGPNTEETPTLVEAAAFRDGIVIAQVNEVTDDLPRVDIPGSWVDFVVVADKPFQLEPLFTRDPRHISELQILMAMMTIRGVYERHQVQSLNHGIGYNTAAIELLLPTYGDSLGLKGKICKHWALNPHPTMIPAIESGWVDSIHCFGGEVGMEKYIAARPDVFFTGKDGSLRSNRTLSQLAGQYAVDLFVGSTLQIDPLGNSSTVTSGRLAGFGGAPNMGHDPRGRRHSTPAWLNMMTEDDPLARGKKLVVQVVETFQSSNTPVFIESLDAIDVGREAELATTPVMIYGDDVTHIVTEEGIAYLYKARSMEERKEAIAAIAGVTSVGLSHSTKRTDKLRKEGLIALPQDLKIRRTDAKRSLLAAKSVEELVEWSDGLYEPPQKFRNW from the coding sequence ATGCTTGGAGTACAATCAAAGAAATCATGGAAAACCAGACGAGATGCAAAGGCTAAACGTATTGAAAATGTAGGAGGGTTCGTTTCAGGAAAGGTGATTCCAACCGATAAAATAGTGGAAGCACTAGAAGGACTAATAGCGCCTGGAGATCGGGTGGTCCTAGAGGGAAACAATCAAAAGCAGGCTTCTTTCCTTTCGGCTGCCCTGAGTGAAGTGAATTCTGAAAAGGTTAGCAACCTCCATATGATTATGTCGAGTATTTCGCGTCCGGAGCATCTTGATATTTTTGAAAAAGGTATTGCGCAAAAGATTGATTTCTCTTATGCAGGTCCGCAAAGCTTACGGATGGCACAAATGCTTGAAGATGGAAAAATCACTATGGGTGACATCCATACGTATCTGGAATTATACAGTCGTCTATTCGTAGATTTAATTCCTTCAATTGCGTTAGTGGCAGCTGAGAAGGCAGATGAAGAGGGGAATCTCTATACAGGTCCGAATACGGAAGAAACCCCAACTCTAGTCGAAGCGGCAGCTTTTCGGGATGGGATCGTCATTGCTCAGGTTAATGAAGTGACGGATGATCTACCACGGGTGGATATACCGGGTTCATGGGTGGATTTTGTTGTAGTAGCTGACAAGCCTTTTCAGCTTGAGCCGCTTTTCACAAGAGATCCTCGTCATATTTCTGAGCTCCAAATTCTTATGGCGATGATGACGATAAGAGGTGTATACGAACGGCATCAGGTTCAATCACTCAATCATGGGATTGGCTATAACACAGCAGCGATTGAGCTATTATTGCCAACGTATGGTGATTCGCTTGGCTTAAAGGGAAAGATCTGCAAGCACTGGGCATTGAATCCACATCCAACGATGATTCCAGCCATTGAGAGCGGTTGGGTAGATAGTATTCATTGTTTCGGTGGAGAAGTTGGAATGGAAAAGTACATAGCAGCGCGTCCTGACGTCTTTTTTACGGGAAAAGATGGAAGCTTACGCTCGAATCGCACCCTTTCTCAGCTTGCTGGTCAATATGCAGTGGATCTCTTTGTTGGTTCCACTCTACAGATCGATCCTTTAGGAAATTCCTCAACGGTCACATCTGGAAGGCTCGCTGGATTCGGAGGTGCACCGAATATGGGACACGACCCAAGAGGAAGAAGGCATTCGACTCCGGCATGGTTAAATATGATGACGGAAGATGACCCTCTTGCAAGAGGTAAAAAGCTTGTCGTTCAAGTTGTGGAAACCTTCCAGTCTAGTAACACTCCTGTATTCATTGAATCGCTCGATGCAATTGATGTGGGGAGAGAGGCCGAGCTAGCGACCACACCTGTCATGATTTATGGAGACGACGTTACCCATATCGTTACAGAAGAAGGCATTGCTTATTTGTATAAAGCGCGAAGCATGGAGGAGAGAAAAGAAGCGATTGCTGCTATTGCCGGTGTCACATCTGTTGGCTTAAGTCACAGCACTAAACGAACGGATAAGCTAAGAAAAGAGGGACTGATTGCTTTACCACAGGATCTTAAGATCCGCAGGACCGATGCAAAACGCTCCTTGCTTGCTGCTAAAAGTGTAGAAGAGCTTGTTGAATGGTCCGATGGCTTATATGAACCACCACAAAAGTTTCGAAACTGGTAA
- a CDS encoding triphosphoribosyl-dephospho-CoA synthase, with protein MDDKTIANVAVESLIEEAELTPKPGLVDRLDNGAHDDLDLPLMIKSATSLRGTFREMARVTHLQDPTQSMREEIAKIGRQGELVMLQATNGTNTHKGAIWALGLLVASTSALGQDATDRGMAATAGKIARFSDRHAPGGNSNGNRVMKKYGVPGARGEAEQGFPHVVNIGLPVLRKGREQGVSETHARLNALIALIASLDDTCILHRGGAKALLDAKKKAGIIVKHGGVSTKNGWRSLQKLNQSLLGYNASPGGSADLLAATLFLDKVEQLNRKKSGMRSMIPTY; from the coding sequence ATGGACGATAAGACAATCGCTAATGTTGCTGTTGAATCTCTAATAGAGGAAGCAGAACTCACGCCGAAGCCAGGGCTTGTCGACAGACTTGATAATGGGGCACATGACGATCTGGATCTTCCTTTAATGATTAAATCAGCTACATCCTTAAGAGGTACTTTCCGGGAGATGGCTCGTGTCACTCATTTACAGGACCCAACTCAATCGATGAGAGAAGAAATTGCCAAAATAGGTCGCCAAGGTGAGCTCGTGATGTTACAGGCTACTAATGGTACGAATACGCATAAAGGGGCCATTTGGGCTCTGGGTCTCCTAGTAGCGAGCACCTCTGCTCTAGGACAGGATGCAACTGATCGAGGGATGGCTGCTACTGCGGGTAAGATTGCTCGTTTTTCAGATCGACATGCACCAGGAGGGAATTCAAATGGTAATCGTGTTATGAAAAAGTATGGTGTGCCCGGTGCGAGAGGTGAAGCCGAGCAGGGCTTTCCTCACGTAGTTAACATTGGATTACCTGTTTTAAGGAAGGGACGTGAGCAGGGCGTATCTGAAACCCATGCAAGATTGAACGCATTAATCGCACTCATTGCTTCTCTTGATGATACGTGTATTCTTCACCGTGGAGGAGCTAAAGCCTTATTGGATGCTAAGAAGAAAGCGGGAATCATTGTAAAACATGGTGGTGTGTCCACGAAAAATGGATGGAGAAGCTTACAGAAACTGAATCAATCCTTGCTAGGATATAATGCGTCACCTGGAGGAAGCGCGGATTTGTTAGCGGCAACGTTGTTTTTAGACAAAGTGGAACAGTTAAATAGGAAGAAGTCAGGTATGAGAAGCATGATACCCACTTATTAA
- a CDS encoding malonate decarboxylase subunit delta, producing the protein METLIFEFPASQTLSHRAHVGVVGSGDLEILFDPSIDAKTTVSIRTGSTGFQETWEKVLGRFFSQNDVAATIKINDFGATPGVVSMRLAQALEVSQNGSQDTEAKLR; encoded by the coding sequence ATGGAAACGTTAATCTTTGAATTTCCTGCTAGTCAAACACTCAGCCATCGCGCGCATGTTGGAGTCGTTGGATCAGGTGACCTCGAAATTTTATTTGATCCATCTATTGATGCTAAGACAACTGTGAGTATTCGTACAGGTTCAACCGGATTTCAGGAAACATGGGAAAAGGTACTGGGACGCTTTTTTAGTCAAAATGATGTAGCTGCTACGATCAAAATCAATGATTTCGGTGCCACACCAGGGGTCGTATCTATGAGGTTAGCTCAAGCATTGGAGGTGAGTCAGAATGGCAGTCAAGATACTGAAGCAAAGCTTCGTTGA
- the mdcD gene encoding biotin-independent malonate decarboxylase subunit beta, translating to MAVKILKQSFVELNARGRAETILDDGTFRELLSPFDGIESPHLEKQGIVPQCDDGVIVGRGTIAGEPAVVVSIEGNFQGGGIGEVSGAKIAAAFELALRDNKQGIRVRPVLLFDTGGVRLQEANYGLLSISEIGSAIVALRQYVPVVGVIPGKIGSFGGMSITAGLCHTLIMTREARIGLNGPEVIEQEAGIEEIDSADRQLIWGMIGGEQRVESGLADHLVEDDISTIKEHVHLAFSKEEKEMPRSAKIELFERFLNSFDPQQSVGPADVRKRWNEKSFESRAVKEKGNLTTSRGHIWFKALTDATDTSSQAEVPSVLCKDHELNGKMVRFISVVPNENGRFPRARKGEVGIEEGWTIARYIHEAIEEDTGGEPRAIVAVIDVPSQAYGYKEELLGLHQSCAAAVNAYATARNLGHPVVSFIVGNAISGAFLSHGMQANRLVTLNDEGVNVHVMSKQSAARITRRSISELEEATKKVPSMAYDIRSFSTLGALHDLIDGVNADHPGEEDIALVKDRLEQAIIDARLGPNDLSNRLTSSEAISGGRKASIEVREKMKEQW from the coding sequence ATGGCAGTCAAGATACTGAAGCAAAGCTTCGTTGAGTTAAATGCAAGAGGTCGGGCTGAGACTATTCTTGATGATGGCACGTTTAGAGAACTGCTTAGTCCTTTCGATGGGATTGAATCCCCTCACCTTGAGAAGCAGGGGATTGTCCCGCAGTGTGATGATGGTGTCATTGTTGGGCGCGGGACTATTGCGGGTGAGCCGGCTGTAGTTGTATCGATTGAAGGAAATTTCCAGGGCGGTGGAATCGGTGAGGTATCAGGAGCGAAAATTGCCGCTGCTTTTGAGTTAGCGCTTCGTGATAATAAACAGGGGATTCGTGTGCGTCCGGTTCTCTTGTTTGATACGGGCGGCGTACGTCTGCAGGAAGCGAATTATGGATTGTTGTCTATTTCCGAAATTGGGTCGGCTATTGTGGCGCTGAGACAATATGTCCCGGTTGTTGGCGTTATTCCTGGAAAAATCGGTTCCTTCGGAGGGATGTCTATTACAGCTGGATTGTGTCATACATTAATTATGACGCGGGAAGCGCGGATTGGGTTAAATGGACCTGAGGTTATCGAGCAAGAGGCAGGCATCGAAGAGATTGACTCAGCTGATCGACAGTTAATCTGGGGAATGATTGGCGGGGAACAGCGGGTCGAGTCAGGTCTAGCGGATCATTTAGTGGAAGACGATATTTCGACTATAAAAGAGCATGTCCATCTAGCTTTCTCAAAAGAAGAGAAAGAAATGCCACGAAGTGCTAAGATTGAGCTATTTGAACGGTTTCTAAACTCTTTTGATCCTCAACAATCAGTTGGTCCAGCGGATGTTAGAAAGAGGTGGAATGAGAAGAGTTTTGAGTCAAGGGCGGTTAAGGAAAAAGGAAACCTTACTACCAGTAGAGGTCATATATGGTTTAAAGCCTTAACAGATGCTACGGACACTTCAAGTCAAGCCGAGGTTCCGTCTGTACTGTGCAAAGATCATGAGTTAAACGGAAAGATGGTTCGTTTTATTTCAGTCGTGCCGAATGAAAATGGACGATTCCCTAGAGCCAGAAAAGGCGAAGTAGGAATCGAGGAAGGGTGGACTATTGCCAGATACATTCATGAGGCGATTGAGGAGGATACTGGAGGTGAACCACGAGCGATTGTTGCGGTTATCGATGTACCCAGTCAAGCCTATGGTTATAAGGAAGAGCTTCTTGGGCTTCACCAATCCTGTGCAGCAGCTGTTAATGCCTATGCTACTGCTCGAAATTTGGGGCATCCTGTTGTAAGCTTTATCGTTGGGAATGCCATTTCCGGAGCTTTTCTATCACACGGCATGCAAGCGAATCGATTAGTTACACTTAATGATGAAGGTGTAAACGTCCATGTGATGTCGAAGCAATCAGCGGCACGTATCACGAGACGTTCCATTAGTGAACTGGAAGAAGCGACAAAGAAGGTTCCTTCTATGGCTTATGACATTCGTTCATTCTCAACATTAGGTGCTCTTCATGACTTAATTGATGGGGTGAACGCTGATCATCCTGGAGAAGAAGATATTGCTCTAGTCAAAGACAGGCTCGAACAGGCGATCATCGATGCAAGACTTGGACCAAATGATTTAAGTAATCGTCTAACTTCATCGGAAGCGATCAGTGGTGGACGAAAGGCTTCTATTGAAGTAAGGGAAAAGATGAAGGAACAATGGTAA
- a CDS encoding malonate decarboxylase holo-ACP synthase has product MVIVLPHDLLRISSVNDLLEEEGPAWVSDFLLRAPFVVVRRALINEGLIPVGIRGEARNQRHASLLAEQKILERITPEQLAQGIGWKKYSRFRELPALQSLDLVEGLFASYNLSWGPTGSVGFELASGVATASKSSDLDIVIREPEGLSKAISKELTTELKKAPCHIDVQVETRYGAVALLEVASGGSTILIKRDKGPELIENVF; this is encoded by the coding sequence ATGGTAATCGTACTACCTCATGATTTATTACGAATCAGTAGTGTTAATGATTTATTAGAGGAAGAAGGCCCGGCATGGGTAAGTGATTTTTTGCTTCGCGCTCCTTTTGTAGTCGTAAGAAGAGCACTCATTAATGAGGGGCTAATCCCAGTTGGCATTAGGGGGGAAGCACGTAATCAGCGACATGCTTCCTTACTTGCAGAACAAAAGATACTGGAACGGATCACGCCAGAACAACTTGCTCAGGGAATTGGTTGGAAGAAGTATAGTAGGTTTAGAGAATTACCTGCTCTTCAATCACTTGATTTAGTAGAGGGTTTATTTGCTTCCTATAACCTTTCATGGGGACCGACCGGTAGTGTTGGATTTGAGCTTGCAAGCGGAGTAGCGACAGCAAGTAAGTCTAGTGATTTGGATATTGTCATTAGGGAACCAGAGGGATTATCCAAAGCGATTAGTAAAGAATTAACAACTGAGTTAAAGAAGGCACCCTGTCACATTGATGTTCAAGTTGAAACAAGGTATGGAGCGGTTGCTTTATTGGAAGTAGCAAGTGGAGGGTCTACTATTTTAATTAAGAGGGATAAAGGACCGGAATTGATTGAGAATGTGTTTTAG
- a CDS encoding enoyl-CoA hydratase/isomerase family protein: MELDEDIRVVVLTGSGKHFSVGGELKSFNDQEDQIDKYLLQVTNHFVTIQKVVIAVVNGTAAGAGMSLACWTDLTYATTNSKFTLAYTKAGLTPDGGSTYFLPRISLELKKHLN, encoded by the coding sequence ATGGAACTAGATGAAGATATTAGAGTGGTTGTACTAACCGGGAGCGGAAAGCACTTTTCAGTAGGAGGAGAATTAAAGTCTTTTAATGACCAGGAAGATCAAATTGATAAATACTTACTTCAAGTTACCAACCATTTCGTTACTATCCAAAAGGTTGTGATTGCTGTAGTTAACGGCACTGCTGCAGGGGCTGGCATGAGTCTTGCTTGTTGGACAGACTTAACCTATGCTACAACAAACTCAAAATTCACGTTGGCCTATACGAAAGCTGGTTTAACTCCTGATGGGGGGTCAACCTATTTCTTACCGAGAATCTCATTGGAACTAAAAAAGCACTTGAATTAA
- a CDS encoding LacI family DNA-binding transcriptional regulator, translating to MANMTDVAKLANVSTATVSRVLQNPETVKEKTRVKVLQAIEELNYQPNVLARYFRRTETKTILVMVPSIMNNVFPQMIAGIDLVANQAGYKVLLGNTYQEPEKAYSYIEELKQKQVDGMILLTTRLDYQIISDLADDYPVVLASDYIEGLTAPTVAIDNISSARDAVEHLLQIGHQRVGMITGPLDIPLSRDRLKGYRQALLGHDIDVESVLIQEGDHTYESGYNQMNKFLALDKTPTAIFAANDSMAMGAIKAIKAHGLRVPEDVAVVGFDNIQFSAIFEPALTTIAQPLVEMGKRSMELLLKQIKGEPLTKKQHVLDTKLVIRESCGYNKQV from the coding sequence ATGGCGAACATGACTGACGTGGCAAAGCTAGCAAATGTATCGACGGCTACGGTTTCGAGGGTGCTTCAAAACCCAGAGACTGTAAAGGAGAAGACACGAGTAAAAGTTCTCCAGGCGATTGAAGAGTTGAATTATCAGCCGAATGTTTTAGCAAGGTATTTTAGAAGAACGGAGACGAAGACGATTCTTGTCATGGTTCCTTCTATTATGAATAACGTCTTTCCGCAAATGATAGCAGGGATTGATCTCGTCGCGAATCAAGCAGGATATAAGGTTCTTTTGGGGAATACTTATCAAGAACCTGAAAAAGCATACAGCTATATTGAAGAGCTGAAGCAGAAGCAAGTGGATGGCATGATTTTATTAACGACAAGACTGGATTACCAAATCATTTCAGATCTTGCTGATGACTATCCTGTCGTTCTAGCCTCCGATTATATTGAAGGACTAACCGCACCAACTGTGGCCATCGATAATATTAGCAGTGCACGTGATGCAGTGGAGCATTTACTTCAAATTGGTCATCAAAGAGTGGGGATGATTACAGGTCCTCTCGATATTCCGTTAAGCAGGGATCGGTTAAAGGGTTACAGACAGGCTCTTCTTGGGCACGACATCGATGTAGAGAGTGTTTTGATCCAGGAAGGCGATCATACCTATGAGTCAGGGTATAATCAGATGAATAAGTTTCTTGCATTGGATAAGACCCCAACAGCTATCTTTGCAGCAAATGACAGCATGGCTATGGGGGCCATCAAGGCGATCAAAGCCCATGGGCTGCGCGTACCTGAAGATGTTGCCGTGGTCGGTTTTGATAACATTCAGTTCTCAGCTATTTTTGAACCAGCTTTAACAACGATCGCTCAGCCTTTAGTTGAAATGGGAAAACGATCGATGGAACTCTTGTTGAAACAAATTAAAGGGGAACCTTTAACAAAGAAACAGCATGTGCTTGATACAAAGCTTGTGATAAGAGAATCGTGTGGGTATAACAAACAGGTCTAG
- a CDS encoding sugar phosphate isomerase/epimerase family protein, with product MANIPVAVQMYTLRNESEKDFVGTLEKVAKIGYDGVEFAGYYDMSSKELKKVIDDFGLKAASSHTPLDVLESNLSHVIAYQHEIGSNKLVCPFLAPEKRNEEGYSSLIRSLNHIGQECHKEGITLCYHNHDFELDRLSSGKTALETILDETNPEWVKAEFDIYWLTRAGEDPVRWMKRYQDRTPLVHLKDMTTDGEQFFSELGTGGVDINAVLRQGDQSNVDWWIIEQDKCKRSPFESIEISMNYFLSKHS from the coding sequence ATGGCGAATATACCTGTTGCAGTACAGATGTACACGTTACGAAATGAAAGCGAGAAGGATTTTGTTGGCACATTAGAAAAAGTGGCGAAAATCGGCTATGACGGCGTTGAGTTTGCGGGTTATTATGACATGTCTTCGAAGGAACTGAAAAAGGTAATTGATGATTTTGGTTTAAAAGCAGCGTCCAGTCATACTCCGCTTGATGTTCTTGAGAGTAACTTGAGTCATGTGATTGCATACCAGCACGAGATCGGAAGCAATAAGCTTGTTTGCCCGTTTCTTGCACCTGAGAAACGAAACGAGGAAGGGTACTCATCGCTCATTCGTAGCTTGAATCACATTGGTCAGGAATGCCACAAAGAAGGCATCACACTATGCTATCACAACCATGATTTTGAGTTAGATCGCTTATCAAGTGGTAAAACTGCGCTTGAAACGATCCTAGATGAAACGAATCCAGAATGGGTGAAGGCAGAGTTTGATATTTACTGGTTAACGCGAGCGGGAGAGGATCCGGTTCGTTGGATGAAACGGTATCAGGATCGTACACCACTTGTTCATTTGAAGGACATGACCACAGATGGCGAGCAATTCTTCTCTGAACTTGGAACTGGCGGAGTTGATATTAACGCGGTGTTACGTCAGGGAGATCAGTCGAACGTGGACTGGTGGATTATTGAACAGGATAAATGTAAGCGCTCTCCTTTTGAGAGTATCGAAATCAGCATGAACTATTTCCTTAGCAAGCATTCCTAA
- a CDS encoding extracellular solute-binding protein, which yields MKKVTALLSVIALLLLAACGGNQGASSSGNGDEKVIEVWHIETGEREALFQEVAKQFEEEHEGVKVKLLQTPNDAYKQKLAVSMSGGNPPDVFQSWGGGWLKHFVDQGNVQDITENIDQDHYLEMALNNGTFDDKVYGVPLGLSLDVIFYNKEIFEKYNLEEPKTYEEFTEVIKTLKENDVIPLALTNKTKWPGAYYLMNFASRIGGPELFESAFNRDGRGFDDPAYVEAGEYIQELVKMDAFNPGFNGIPYDEGRGRQLMYSGQAAMMDMTISFLNNVREEAPQFEEKLGFFPFPTIPGGEGNQTQVGGATGPVWSVAAESENPELAAEFIKALTSKETAQKFTDRTGTLAAVKDVVPEDEFVKGFYEVAQNASHIQMPYDQTLPPELAELHKDTTQALFGLSMTPEEAAKKMEAKAEELLE from the coding sequence ATGAAAAAAGTAACGGCTTTATTATCGGTAATTGCGCTGCTTTTGTTGGCTGCTTGTGGTGGGAATCAGGGTGCTTCTAGTTCTGGAAACGGCGATGAGAAGGTGATTGAAGTCTGGCACATTGAAACGGGTGAGCGTGAAGCCCTTTTCCAGGAGGTAGCGAAACAGTTTGAAGAAGAACACGAAGGTGTGAAGGTCAAATTGCTGCAAACACCAAATGATGCCTACAAGCAGAAGCTAGCGGTATCCATGTCAGGTGGTAATCCGCCGGATGTGTTCCAGAGCTGGGGTGGCGGCTGGTTGAAGCATTTCGTTGATCAGGGAAATGTTCAGGATATTACAGAAAACATTGATCAGGATCATTACTTGGAGATGGCGTTAAATAACGGTACATTTGATGACAAAGTTTATGGCGTGCCACTTGGTTTATCGCTTGATGTCATTTTTTATAATAAAGAAATTTTCGAGAAATACAATCTTGAGGAACCAAAAACGTATGAGGAATTTACTGAAGTGATTAAGACGTTGAAAGAGAATGATGTGATTCCTCTTGCCTTAACGAATAAAACGAAATGGCCTGGAGCTTATTACTTGATGAACTTTGCGAGTCGTATTGGCGGTCCTGAATTGTTCGAAAGTGCATTTAATCGAGACGGTCGTGGCTTTGATGATCCAGCATACGTTGAAGCGGGTGAATACATTCAGGAGTTAGTTAAGATGGATGCCTTTAACCCAGGATTTAACGGGATTCCTTATGACGAGGGACGTGGCCGCCAATTAATGTATTCTGGACAAGCTGCGATGATGGATATGACGATTTCCTTCTTAAATAACGTAAGAGAAGAAGCTCCTCAATTCGAGGAGAAGCTAGGTTTCTTCCCATTCCCAACGATTCCTGGTGGTGAAGGAAATCAAACGCAGGTTGGCGGTGCGACTGGACCGGTGTGGTCAGTGGCAGCAGAGTCAGAGAATCCTGAATTAGCAGCTGAATTTATTAAAGCGTTAACGAGTAAAGAGACAGCACAAAAGTTCACGGATCGCACAGGAACATTGGCAGCGGTGAAGGATGTTGTGCCTGAAGATGAGTTTGTGAAAGGGTTCTATGAAGTTGCCCAAAATGCCTCCCATATTCAAATGCCTTATGACCAGACACTTCCTCCTGAGCTTGCTGAGCTGCACAAAGACACAACGCAGGCACTATTTGGCTTATCGATGACACCAGAAGAAGCGGCGAAGAAAATGGAAGCAAAGGCGGAAGAGCTTCTTGAATAA
- a CDS encoding carbohydrate ABC transporter permease has product METAEVTRRSETARVMHGTKKRNVRKAVTIGLFTAPALIVYLVYVVYPILSTLSYSFYSWDGTSDKTFIGLDNYIQLFNDAIFWTSLTNNAWVVITSVFVQIPLGMIMALMLFAPIRGIRLFSSVYFLPFLMSTVAIGLLWVYMFDPINGIINQLVNVLGFENVAWLSDENTAMIAILLVVVWQFSPFYMILFKAAMVGIAEELYESAQIDGANSWQKFFHITLPLLMPTIVSSSILAIVGSLKAFDIFYIMTGGGPNHATELMGTYMFKQAFINFNMGYASAIAFIMFLIALVVTVLIQIVDYNRKKKGAF; this is encoded by the coding sequence ATGGAAACGGCTGAGGTGACGAGAAGGAGCGAGACGGCCAGGGTAATGCATGGCACAAAGAAGAGAAACGTCAGGAAAGCAGTAACGATTGGGTTATTCACGGCACCGGCACTTATTGTTTATCTTGTTTATGTGGTCTACCCGATTCTATCTACCTTGAGCTATAGCTTTTACAGCTGGGATGGAACAAGTGATAAAACGTTCATTGGGCTCGATAATTATATCCAATTGTTCAACGACGCGATTTTTTGGACCTCGCTTACGAACAATGCGTGGGTGGTCATCACATCGGTATTCGTTCAAATTCCTCTTGGTATGATTATGGCGCTCATGCTGTTTGCCCCAATTAGAGGCATTCGATTGTTTAGCAGCGTCTATTTTCTACCATTCTTAATGTCAACGGTTGCGATCGGGTTATTGTGGGTGTACATGTTTGATCCGATTAACGGGATCATTAATCAACTCGTTAACGTCCTTGGCTTTGAAAATGTAGCTTGGCTAAGTGATGAAAATACGGCTATGATTGCGATTTTATTAGTTGTCGTGTGGCAGTTCTCGCCTTTCTATATGATTCTCTTTAAGGCAGCGATGGTAGGAATTGCTGAGGAACTCTATGAATCTGCGCAAATCGATGGCGCGAATTCCTGGCAGAAATTCTTTCATATTACATTGCCACTCCTAATGCCGACGATTGTAAGCTCATCGATTCTAGCGATTGTTGGTTCATTAAAAGCCTTTGATATTTTCTACATTATGACAGGCGGTGGACCGAACCACGCGACTGAATTGATGGGGACGTACATGTTTAAGCAGGCGTTTATTAATTTCAATATGGGCTACGCAAGTGCCATCGCGTTTATTATGTTTCTCATTGCGCTCGTTGTCACGGTACTGATCCAGATCGTTGATTATAACCGCAAGAAGAAAGGAGCTTTCTAA